From the Aphelocoma coerulescens isolate FSJ_1873_10779 chromosome 10, UR_Acoe_1.0, whole genome shotgun sequence genome, one window contains:
- the MINAR1 gene encoding major intrinsically disordered Notch2-binding receptor 1, which translates to MESSQESSLFLVKILEELDTKQNTVSYQDLCKSLCARFDLSQLAKLRSVLFYTACLDPNFPATLFKDKMRCTVNNQQSKKIMVAADIVTIFNLIQMNGGVAKEKLPVARHKVKKKESFESCRSDTEICNLADCVPDCVPNCELNDQDFNRGFPVRRSSKCRKMDCKDCQQFVPSSEPNFLLGVNKDMKGRAASLDRLQALASYSIATSPPCEMQSTYFPMNIENESISDQDSLPIGAGIKETFISNDEPFVMQSCVQKRNIFKEDFHNLITISPNLIPSNKTPEDGHREPQNRKESSKQTFFNHSFEMPYSSQYLNPVYSPIPDKRRVKHESLDDLQASTYFGPTTVLGPQETKKWSGKPTKQTAWPAKSWSLNTEEVPDFERSFFNRKQSEEKPRYQSSNNPSPNFPSVDRHQSYLNTKDQQPIMQANYAVKPNGHKPKEIPSILDVEKHEPVKKFKDKSINCTSVQILSIDRTMSVGTQTEQQVLDHKKCKDLCAAGQAKYGERHSLKQSDDDSEIVSDDISDIFRFLDDMSISGSTGVMQSSCYNSTGSLSQVHKSDCDSSPEHNLTKISNGSACNKLDKVVRADVSNTDDELKTSVCKLVLRIGEIEKKLESLSGVREEISQVLGKLSKLDQKIQQPEKVSVQIDLNSLTSDAASDESNSPQIFQCHNTPHGGKLENNPEWCCSDASGSNSESLRVKALKKSLFTRRSSRSLTEENSATESKIASISNSPRDWRAITYTNQVGITEEEMKERDGGENKDWHRKSKEADRQYEIPQPHRLSKQPKDAFLIEQVFSPHPYPASLKSHMKSNPLYTDMRLTELAEVKRAQPSWTIEEYTRNSGDKGKIAALDLQTQESLNPNNLEYWMEDIYTPGYDSLLKRKEAEFRRAKVCKIAALIAAAACTVILVIVVPICTMKS; encoded by the exons ATGGAGTCCAGCCAGGAATCCTCACTCTTCCTGGTGAAGATACTGGAGGAGCTGGACACGAAGCAGAATACTGTTTCTTACCAGGATCTCTGCAAGTCCCTGTGTGCAAGGTTTGATTTATCCCAGTTGGCCAAGCTCAGAAGCGTGCTGTTTTACACTGCTTGCCTGGATCCTAATTTCCCAGCGACTTTGTTCAAAGACAAAATGAGATGCACTGTAAACAATCAGCAATCAAAGAAAATCATGGTTGCAGCAGATATAGTAACAATATTCAACCTCATACAAATGAACGGGGGAGTGGCCAAGGAGAAGCTTCCAGTAGCAAGGCACAAAGTGAAGAAGAAGGAGTCCTTTGAGTCCTGCAGGTCTGACACAGAGATCTGCAATCTGGCAGACTGTGTGCCTGACTGTGTGCCCAACTGCGAGCTCAACGACCAGGACTTTAACCGGGGCTTTCCAGTCAGAAGGTCTtcaaaatgcagaaagatggactGCAAAGACTGCCAGCAGTTCGTCCCCTCATCAGAACCTAACTTCTTGCTCGGTGTTAATAAGGACATGAAGGGCCGGGCTGCCTCTCTGGACAGGCTGCAGGCACTGGCGTCCTACTCCATTGCCACGTCCCCACCATGTGAGATGCAGAGTACGTACTTCCCCATGAACATTGAAAATGAATCTATTTCAGACCAGGATTCCTTGCCTATAGGTGCAGGCATAAAAGAAACTTTCATTTCAAATGATGAGCCTTTCGTGATGCAGTCGTGTGTCCAGAAGAGAAATATATTCAAAGAAGATTTTCATAATCTGATTACAATATCTCCCAACTTAATACCATCCAACAAAACACCAGAAGATGGACACAGAGAGCCTCAGAACAGGAAAGAAAGCTCTAAGCAGACTTTTTTCAACCACAGCTTTGAAATGCCATACAGCAGCCAGTACTTGAATCCAGTTTATTCTCCTATACCAGACAAAAGGCGAGTGAAGCATGAAAGTTTAGATGATCTTCAAGCTTCAACGTATTTTGGCCCAACTACTGTTCTTGGGCCCCAGGAAACCAAAAAGTGGAGTGGAAAGCCAACGAAGCAAACTGCCTGGCCAGCTAAAAGCTGGAGTTTAAATACTGAGGAGGTCCCTGACTTTGAACGCTCATTTTTTAACAGGAAGCAGTCTGAAGAGAAACCACGATACCAGAGTTCAAACAACCCATCTCCAAACTTTCCTTCAGTTGACAGGCATCAGTCCTACCTAAACACAAAGGATCAGCAACCAATTATGCAGGCAAACTATGCTGTGAAACCCAATGGGCATAAACCTAAGGAGATTCCTTCCATTCTAGATGTGGAAAAACACGAGCCAGTCAAAAAGTTTAAGGATAAAAGCATTAACTGTACTTCTGTGCAGATCTTAAGCATCGACAGGACCATGAGTGTTGGGACACAAACAGAGCAGCAGGTTCTGGACCACAAGAAGTGCAAGGATTTGTGTGCAGCAGGCCAAGCCAAGTACGGTGAGCGGCACTCTCTGAAGCAGTCGGATGATGACTCCGAAATCGTGAGTGATGACATCAGTGACATTTTCCGGTTTTTGGATGACATGAGTATCAGCGGGTCCACGGGAGTGATGCAGTCCTCGTGCTACAACAGCACTGGTTCCTTGTCTCAGGTGCATAAATCAGACTGTGATAGCTCACCTGAGCACAATTTGACTAAGATCTCCAACGGGAGTGCCTGCAACAAATTGGATAAAGTGGTCAGGGCGGATGTCAGTAACACAGATGATGAACTGAAAACGAGTGTCTGCAAATTAGTCTTGAGGATTGGCGAAATAGAGAAGAAACTGGAATCTCTCTCAGGTGTCCGAGAAGAAATCTCTCAAGTCCTGGGAAAATTAAGCAAGCTGGATCAAAAAATCCAGCAGCCAGAGAAGGTCAGTGTACAAATAGATCTCAACTCTTTGACAAGCGATGCCGCATCAGATGAGAGCAACTCCCCGCAGATATTTCAGTGCCACAATACTCCTCATGGAGGCAAGCTGGAGAATAATCCAGAATGGTGCTGTTCGGATGCCAGTGGAAGTAATAGCGAGAGTCTTCGAGtaaaagccttaaaaaaaagtttgtttacTAGGAGATCATCAAGATCATTAACAGAGGAAAACAGTGCAACCGAATCCAAAATAGCAAGTATTTCAAACTCTCCCCGAGACTGGAGAGCTATTACTTACACCAACCAAGTTGGCATTACAGAGGAGGAGATGAAAGAGAGAGATGGAGGAGAAAATAAGGACTGGCACAGGAAATCTAAAGAG GCAGACAGGCAATATGAAATCCCACAGCCACATAGACTCTCTAAACAGCCAAAAGATGCTTTCTTGATTGAACAAGTCTTTAGTCCTCATCCCTACCCTGCATCACTCAAGTCACACATGAAAAGCAACCCACTCTACACAGACATGAGGTTGACAGAGCTGGCTGAAGTGAAACGTGCCCAGCCATCGTGGACCATAGAGGAATACACGAGGAATTCGGGGGATAAAGGCAAGATCGCAGCCTTGGATCTACAA ACTCAAGAATCTTTAAACCCAAACAACTTAGAGTACTGGATGGAAGACATTTATACTCCTGGCTATGATTCCTTGTTGAAGCGGAAAGAAGCCGAGTTCAGGAGAGCAAAGGTTTGCAAGATCGCTGCCCTGATCGCAGCGGCCGCCTGTACGGTTATCCTGGTCATTGTGGTTCCCATTTGTACAATGAAATCCTGA